A single region of the Idiomarinaceae bacterium HL-53 genome encodes:
- a CDS encoding adenosine deaminase, translating into MSFSAQASDSPAKFSLDFIREMPKADLHLHLDGSLRMESLIEMAKAGNIEMPSYTVEGLKETVFKSHYANLGEYLHGFQYTCAALRDLENMERAAFELAIDNQEEGVNYIEVRFAPQLLMDPANGIDFDDVMHAVNNGLNRAKIEYNKRPDVGIGEGLKPPFEYGIINCAMRMFGKKGFSPYYTQLFKLMRDHDDMSVIKAAAMEMIRASIRMRDEDGLPIVGLDIAGQENGYPAKKFKEVYEFAHQNFLLKTVHAGEAYGAESIFEALTKCYADRLGHGYSLFSPEMIEDPRITDKKAYSEHLASYIADRRIAVEVCLTSNLQTNPAIGDIKNHNFKYMLENRLATVICTDNRLVSRTTVSDEYKLALDNFPVPVKRLKDMVAYGFKKNFFPGSYVEKRAYAKQTLQYFDAVAHKYGLI; encoded by the coding sequence ATGTCATTTTCCGCTCAAGCCTCAGACTCACCCGCCAAGTTCTCGCTCGATTTTATTCGCGAGATGCCAAAGGCCGATTTACACCTCCACTTAGATGGTAGCTTGCGCATGGAGAGCCTGATCGAAATGGCCAAAGCTGGGAACATTGAGATGCCTTCCTACACCGTTGAAGGTTTAAAAGAAACTGTGTTTAAGTCTCACTACGCAAACCTAGGTGAGTATTTACATGGATTTCAATATACCTGTGCAGCGCTTCGAGATTTGGAAAACATGGAACGTGCTGCTTTCGAGCTCGCGATTGATAACCAAGAAGAGGGCGTCAATTATATTGAAGTTCGTTTCGCGCCACAGCTGCTAATGGATCCCGCAAATGGCATCGATTTCGACGATGTCATGCACGCCGTAAATAACGGTTTGAACCGTGCCAAAATTGAATACAACAAACGCCCAGACGTGGGTATTGGCGAAGGCCTAAAGCCTCCCTTTGAATACGGCATTATTAATTGCGCCATGCGCATGTTTGGTAAGAAAGGTTTCTCGCCTTATTACACACAATTATTCAAGCTCATGCGTGATCACGACGACATGTCGGTCATCAAAGCAGCTGCAATGGAAATGATCCGCGCCAGTATTCGTATGCGCGACGAGGACGGCTTACCTATCGTCGGCCTCGATATTGCGGGTCAAGAAAACGGCTATCCGGCCAAGAAGTTCAAAGAAGTGTATGAGTTTGCACACCAGAACTTCTTGTTAAAAACGGTACATGCGGGTGAAGCCTATGGTGCCGAGAGTATTTTCGAAGCGCTCACCAAGTGTTACGCAGACCGTCTTGGCCACGGCTACTCTTTATTTTCACCAGAAATGATAGAAGACCCACGAATTACCGACAAAAAGGCCTACAGCGAACACTTGGCGTCGTACATTGCCGATCGTCGTATTGCGGTGGAAGTTTGTTTAACGAGTAACCTGCAAACAAACCCTGCCATTGGCGATATTAAGAATCACAACTTTAAGTATATGCTTGAGAATCGGTTAGCGACCGTTATTTGTACCGACAATCGGTTAGTGTCTAGAACAACCGTAAGTGACGAATACAAACTGGCCCTCGACAATTTCCCAGTGCCTGTAAAACGCTTAAAAGACATGGTTGCCTATGGCTTTAAGAAGAATTTCTTCCCAGGTAGCTATGTGGAAAAGCGCGCCTACGCCAAACAAACACTGCAGTATTTCGATGCAGTTGCGCACAAGTATGGGTTAATCTGA
- a CDS encoding putative transposase, whose protein sequence is MLKATKVRIYPTPEQAEYLNRQFGAVRFVYNKALHIISSQFKRHGLKLKAKKDLKPLLAIAKKSRKYHWLNDFDSIALQQACINLDKAFQNFFDPKLPSRYPKFKRKHAKQSSYHCMNVSAGDHWIKVPKMKPIKARVHRALDGKLKSITLSRTATGKYYASLLVEDNVAAPAPAQSVDTVLGLDMGLTHLAIDSEGNKTANPRFLKRAAANLRHKQKALSRCQKGSKGRMKARLKLAKAHERLANARADFQHKLSRQLIDENQAVVVETLKVKNLLKNRHLAKHIADASWFGLIQKLEYKAKAQGKHLVKIDQWFASSKTCSCGGHKVDTLPLSVRTWACPACSSQLDRDINAAINIRQQGVIKLRAEGLSVPANGGLRKSGHAPVAA, encoded by the coding sequence ATGTTAAAGGCCACGAAAGTACGCATCTACCCGACCCCTGAACAGGCGGAATATCTCAACCGCCAGTTCGGTGCAGTGCGGTTCGTGTACAACAAGGCGCTGCATATCATCAGCTCACAATTCAAACGCCACGGCCTGAAGCTTAAGGCCAAGAAAGACCTTAAGCCGTTGTTGGCGATAGCGAAAAAGTCCCGCAAGTATCACTGGCTCAATGATTTTGATTCGATTGCACTTCAGCAAGCGTGCATCAACCTCGATAAAGCCTTCCAGAACTTTTTTGACCCGAAGCTGCCTTCCCGCTATCCCAAGTTCAAGCGCAAGCATGCCAAGCAATCCAGCTACCACTGCATGAACGTCAGCGCGGGTGATCACTGGATCAAGGTGCCGAAGATGAAGCCGATCAAAGCACGGGTTCACCGTGCGCTGGACGGAAAGCTCAAGAGCATCACTTTGTCGCGCACGGCAACAGGAAAATACTACGCCTCGCTGTTGGTCGAAGATAACGTAGCAGCACCGGCACCCGCGCAGAGCGTTGATACCGTATTAGGCCTTGATATGGGGCTAACTCATTTGGCTATCGACTCCGAAGGAAACAAAACGGCGAATCCCCGTTTCCTGAAACGTGCCGCCGCCAACCTTCGACACAAGCAAAAAGCCCTGTCCCGCTGCCAGAAAGGCAGTAAAGGTCGTATGAAGGCACGGTTGAAGCTGGCCAAGGCGCATGAACGTCTAGCGAATGCCCGTGCTGACTTTCAGCACAAGCTGTCCCGACAACTGATTGACGAAAACCAAGCGGTGGTTGTCGAGACGCTAAAAGTAAAAAACCTGCTTAAGAACCGGCACCTGGCGAAGCATATTGCAGATGCCAGCTGGTTCGGATTGATCCAGAAGTTGGAGTACAAGGCCAAAGCACAAGGTAAGCATCTGGTTAAAATCGACCAGTGGTTCGCCAGCTCCAAGACCTGTTCTTGCGGTGGACACAAGGTAGACACCCTGCCGTTGTCGGTTCGCACCTGGGCATGCCCAGCTTGTTCGTCACAGCTAGACCGCGACATCAACGCCGCGATCAATATCCGCCAGCAGGGTGTTATCAAACTACGGGCCGAAGGACTGTCGGTTCCTGCCAATGGAGGCTTGCGTAAATCCGGCCACGCGCCGGTTGCTGCCTGA
- a CDS encoding putative transposase, giving the protein MSVHHKELLSGYLRKRHSVTKLVVHLVFTTKYRRKLFDGYMIQQLREAFESACEKLECDLLEMDGESDHVHLRIAYPPKLAISVMVNNLKSVSSRRIRILNTHIPRQSKSAALWSRSYFACSAGAATIETLKEYVQSQTTPD; this is encoded by the coding sequence GTGAGTGTGCATCATAAAGAATTGTTATCAGGCTACCTCCGAAAACGCCACAGCGTCACCAAGCTGGTTGTGCATCTGGTCTTTACCACCAAGTACCGACGAAAACTGTTTGATGGTTATATGATTCAGCAACTGCGCGAAGCGTTTGAGTCGGCTTGTGAAAAGCTGGAATGCGACCTACTGGAAATGGACGGTGAATCAGATCATGTTCACCTGCGGATAGCTTATCCGCCGAAGCTGGCGATCAGCGTCATGGTGAACAACCTGAAATCGGTTTCATCACGCCGGATACGCATACTCAATACCCATATCCCTCGGCAAAGCAAAAGTGCAGCGCTCTGGTCACGTTCTTACTTTGCCTGCAGTGCAGGCGCGGCAACGATCGAAACACTGAAAGAGTATGTGCAAAGTCAGACAACGCCTGATTAG
- a CDS encoding methyl-accepting chemotaxis protein gives MWISSSKVDSLKDQIRQQEATKSAAIFSIIAERATDSLKALSRTGQQGLAFEKQIESLKSDLDQLATAVEEMSHSASQVADQSEVLGEQAETNLREAGKGVDNFQQFNRAVVGATESIHEVTSFMGDFMTRTREISELAQVVNGIADQTNLLSLNAAIEAARAGDAGRGFAVVADSVRELAKRSAQAAIEINKIVDDVVSGANRIQEVVTASNQSLDQASETGQVVRDTLHKALEAANEGATLSGLIKQATSEQSSVSTEMSSRIQHSASEIREAVSTYHLMASTNSNLRNLQSELIASIPTDDPFMLLRVAKSDHVIWVDKVLRQVLFGEKALREEELKDCNQCRLGKFLNSHQGKAAIGHLSGFQELHGVIHPKVHDLGLKLVREGKSMTSEQRMQLADELVSASDKVINALNDFVHKSTLS, from the coding sequence ATGTGGATTTCCTCCTCCAAAGTCGATTCTTTGAAAGACCAAATCAGACAACAGGAAGCAACCAAGAGTGCTGCCATCTTCTCGATCATTGCCGAGCGCGCGACTGATTCTCTTAAAGCGTTGTCGCGCACGGGGCAACAGGGGCTCGCATTCGAAAAGCAGATTGAGTCTCTAAAGAGTGACTTGGATCAATTGGCAACAGCTGTAGAAGAAATGTCACACTCAGCAAGTCAGGTCGCGGATCAGTCTGAAGTTCTAGGTGAGCAAGCGGAAACTAATTTACGAGAGGCAGGTAAAGGGGTTGATAATTTTCAGCAATTCAATCGTGCCGTTGTCGGAGCCACAGAATCTATACATGAAGTGACCTCATTTATGGGTGACTTTATGACACGAACGAGAGAAATCAGTGAACTCGCACAGGTGGTTAACGGTATTGCTGACCAAACGAATTTGCTTTCTTTAAACGCGGCAATCGAGGCAGCCCGCGCAGGCGACGCGGGGCGTGGTTTTGCAGTGGTTGCTGACTCGGTTCGAGAACTCGCTAAACGCAGTGCGCAAGCCGCGATAGAAATCAATAAAATTGTAGATGATGTTGTAAGTGGAGCAAACCGTATTCAAGAGGTTGTAACAGCATCGAATCAATCGCTCGATCAAGCTTCTGAGACCGGTCAGGTAGTCAGAGACACGCTTCATAAAGCACTCGAGGCTGCTAATGAAGGCGCGACTCTAAGTGGCTTAATTAAGCAAGCAACATCTGAGCAATCGTCGGTTTCAACAGAGATGTCGAGTCGCATTCAACACAGCGCGAGCGAGATACGTGAGGCAGTAAGCACTTATCATTTAATGGCGAGCACGAATTCAAATTTACGAAATCTGCAATCGGAACTTATTGCAAGTATCCCCACTGATGATCCTTTCATGTTATTGCGAGTGGCAAAAAGTGATCACGTCATTTGGGTCGACAAAGTACTTCGGCAGGTACTCTTTGGCGAAAAGGCGCTTCGTGAAGAAGAATTGAAGGACTGTAACCAGTGTCGCCTTGGCAAGTTTCTTAACTCGCATCAGGGAAAGGCTGCAATTGGCCACCTCTCTGGCTTCCAAGAGTTGCATGGCGTAATTCATCCTAAAGTGCACGATCTTGGCTTAAAATTGGTCAGGGAAGGGAAGTCGATGACTTCTGAACAAAGAATGCAGTTAGCGGATGAGCTGGTGAGTGCATCTGATAAAGTAATAAATGCTCTCAATGACTTTGTTCACAAATCGACACTGAGTTAA
- a CDS encoding chorismate mutase produces the protein MATKLEDFRQQIDALDQALVDVVKKRLALTKRIGEFKQAEGLAIYDPRREAELIEKRRMEAEQQDVAPDLVEDLLRRVIRESYQTQHAHYQCVNSAIKKIVVVGGGGALGSLFVDMFERSQYPVAVLEQNDWPNAERLLADADLVLIAVPIHLTTKVIEKLPALSPQCILADLTSTKTQPLHCMLKQHSGPVVGLHPMFGPDVVNLIKQVVVVCEGRRAQDYQWLLEQFETWGLRLNSASAKEHDDAMAFVQVMRHFSSFVYGAHLAEEDVSLARLLEFSSPIYRLEFAMVGRLFAQSPALYADIIFDNDTGLALIKRFQNRLANAISLLESGDKEAFIEHFSEVSQWFGEFATQCLQESRKLLLKAGDDRV, from the coding sequence ATGGCAACGAAGTTAGAAGATTTTAGACAGCAGATCGATGCACTTGATCAGGCCTTAGTTGACGTTGTAAAAAAACGATTGGCGCTTACCAAACGCATTGGAGAGTTCAAGCAAGCAGAGGGGCTCGCGATCTATGACCCACGACGCGAGGCTGAGTTGATAGAGAAAAGACGCATGGAAGCCGAACAACAAGATGTAGCGCCTGATCTTGTGGAAGACCTACTTCGCCGCGTTATCCGTGAATCTTATCAAACTCAACATGCACATTATCAGTGTGTGAATTCAGCCATAAAGAAAATTGTAGTGGTTGGTGGCGGCGGTGCATTGGGTTCTCTTTTTGTCGATATGTTTGAACGAAGCCAATATCCTGTTGCCGTGCTAGAACAAAACGATTGGCCGAATGCTGAGCGTTTGCTCGCAGACGCTGATTTAGTCTTGATTGCAGTACCGATTCATTTAACGACGAAGGTGATTGAGAAGCTTCCAGCGCTCTCACCACAATGTATTCTGGCAGATCTCACGAGTACAAAAACACAGCCTCTGCACTGCATGTTAAAACAACACTCCGGCCCGGTCGTTGGTCTACACCCGATGTTTGGTCCCGACGTAGTTAACCTTATCAAGCAGGTTGTTGTGGTCTGTGAAGGGCGTCGCGCTCAAGACTATCAATGGCTTTTAGAACAATTCGAGACCTGGGGATTAAGATTAAACTCGGCAAGTGCAAAAGAACACGATGACGCAATGGCATTCGTGCAAGTTATGCGGCATTTTTCTTCCTTTGTTTACGGCGCTCACTTAGCTGAAGAAGATGTTTCACTTGCACGCCTATTAGAATTCAGTTCCCCTATTTACCGTTTAGAGTTTGCCATGGTCGGGCGATTGTTCGCACAGTCTCCAGCACTTTATGCCGACATTATTTTTGATAACGACACTGGTTTAGCGCTCATTAAACGCTTCCAAAACCGGCTTGCAAACGCCATTTCACTGCTTGAAAGTGGCGATAAAGAGGCCTTTATCGAGCACTTCAGTGAAGTGAGTCAGTGGTTCGGAGAATTTGCCACTCAATGTTTGCAAGAGAGCCGAAAACTCCTGCTCAAGGCAGGAGATGATCGGGTTTAA
- a CDS encoding Eco47II restriction endonuclease, with translation MSYLAYISDENFEELVANILTIGLGRKHSVEQDFERNVIDPFATIFDAAISGFHHETWKESEMIRQCQKTLTNHIGALHQKVLGSVDGWEDLYVGGEVDLKSDQHQVIAEIKNKHNTLTGGRLADEHQSLLNKVSKKSSTYYGYTAYFVTIIPKTPARFNIPFTPSDRSTGAKVAAHDHVRVIDGASFYELVTGRPHALQEFYQALPVVIEHLMQTRFDKENFTIPDKDAFAAYFTTAFGQSCT, from the coding sequence ATGTCATATTTGGCGTATATAAGTGATGAAAATTTTGAAGAGCTCGTTGCGAACATTCTGACGATAGGTCTTGGGCGGAAGCACTCTGTTGAGCAGGATTTCGAGAGAAACGTCATAGACCCATTTGCCACCATCTTTGATGCGGCAATATCAGGCTTTCACCATGAAACTTGGAAAGAGTCTGAAATGATTCGGCAATGCCAGAAGACCCTTACAAATCACATAGGTGCTTTACATCAAAAGGTATTAGGCAGTGTTGACGGGTGGGAAGATCTATACGTTGGTGGCGAAGTTGATTTGAAATCAGATCAACATCAAGTCATCGCTGAGATTAAGAATAAGCACAACACGCTTACAGGGGGGCGATTAGCCGATGAGCACCAGTCCCTATTGAATAAAGTGAGTAAAAAGTCCAGTACATATTATGGTTATACAGCGTACTTTGTGACCATAATTCCGAAAACACCTGCGCGTTTTAATATTCCTTTCACACCCTCAGATAGAAGTACCGGCGCTAAAGTGGCAGCGCATGACCATGTTAGAGTTATTGACGGTGCAAGCTTTTATGAGCTCGTAACGGGTCGTCCACATGCATTGCAAGAGTTCTATCAAGCACTACCCGTTGTCATTGAGCACCTTATGCAAACGAGATTTGACAAGGAAAATTTCACGATTCCTGACAAGGACGCTTTCGCAGCATATTTTACGACGGCGTTTGGTCAGTCATGCACTTAG
- a CDS encoding DNA (cytosine-5)-methyltransferase 1, with protein MKTSGKDKEFFTIAQVADILGLSKETLRRWEASGKLIPERDEGNNYRLYSREQIETFEPAQQLFSSNWGEELQTTPHKSYSTVELFAGAGGLALGFEEAGLNTVLLNELDKHACATLKKNRPEWSVAEGDISKIDFTHLRDEIDVLSGGFPCQAFSYAGKKAGFEDARGTLFFEFARAVKEINPKIIVAENVRGLLKHDDGKTLETIKSIIDEIGYDILGCRVLKAVFYKVPQKRERLIIVAVRKDLNQDLDFQWPSPFHRILTMKDALKEGELYNSNVPPSEGQKYPAYKQDVLSMVPPGGYWRDLPVEVQKDYMKGSFHLGGGKTGMARRLSWDEPSLTLTCAPAQKQTERCHPEETRPLTVREYARIQTFPDSWEFAGPLTAKYKQIGNAVPVNLAAAVGRSVVRLLNQIESADELPIAVGQ; from the coding sequence ATGAAAACATCAGGTAAAGACAAGGAATTCTTCACCATCGCTCAAGTAGCTGACATTCTTGGGCTTTCTAAAGAAACGTTGAGGCGATGGGAAGCATCAGGGAAACTCATTCCAGAGCGTGACGAGGGTAACAACTATCGTCTGTATTCGCGTGAACAAATTGAAACGTTTGAGCCAGCTCAACAGTTATTCAGCAGTAATTGGGGAGAGGAGCTACAAACTACTCCACACAAGAGTTATTCAACTGTCGAGCTCTTTGCTGGAGCGGGGGGGTTGGCACTCGGGTTTGAAGAAGCAGGTCTTAACACAGTCCTTCTTAATGAGCTCGACAAGCATGCATGTGCGACTTTAAAAAAGAACAGACCGGAATGGAGTGTGGCGGAAGGTGATATCTCCAAAATCGATTTTACGCACCTACGCGATGAGATTGATGTTCTATCGGGAGGCTTCCCATGCCAAGCATTCTCCTATGCTGGTAAAAAAGCAGGCTTTGAAGATGCAAGAGGCACGTTGTTTTTTGAGTTCGCCAGAGCAGTTAAAGAAATAAATCCAAAGATTATTGTTGCTGAAAATGTTAGAGGGCTTCTTAAACACGACGATGGGAAAACTCTTGAAACGATTAAGTCAATAATCGATGAGATCGGATATGATATTCTTGGATGTCGTGTGCTGAAAGCCGTATTTTATAAGGTACCGCAAAAACGCGAGCGCTTAATAATTGTCGCGGTTCGCAAAGATTTGAACCAAGACTTAGATTTCCAATGGCCATCACCGTTTCACCGAATTTTGACCATGAAAGACGCACTTAAAGAGGGTGAACTGTATAACAGTAATGTCCCACCTTCTGAGGGGCAAAAGTATCCTGCTTACAAGCAGGACGTACTTTCAATGGTTCCTCCTGGTGGTTACTGGCGTGATTTACCAGTTGAAGTGCAAAAAGACTACATGAAAGGAAGCTTCCACTTAGGTGGTGGAAAAACAGGTATGGCTAGACGTCTCAGCTGGGATGAGCCTAGCCTAACCCTCACATGTGCTCCGGCCCAAAAGCAGACAGAGCGCTGTCATCCCGAGGAAACGAGACCTCTTACAGTTCGTGAGTACGCTCGTATTCAGACATTTCCGGATTCATGGGAGTTTGCCGGCCCTCTCACGGCCAAATACAAGCAGATTGGAAATGCGGTTCCCGTAAATCTTGCTGCTGCGGTCGGGAGATCAGTAGTTAGATTGCTGAATCAAATAGAATCAGCGGATGAACTCCCTATAGCCGTTGGTCAATAG
- a CDS encoding exodeoxyribonuclease V alpha subunit → MGVEVDQYTLRKINRLQHYVVRVEEPDQTALVSTIARGMLLDITPKTKIVKQLQLKHERLIVTTNQIEILRPKGHMIVELLGGSTRFKGIGPVKAKKLWQFYGESLYDFLSDGDVKALEQQLTPVIAQRAVEAWRTYVNVDAMRYCNYTLGLKVSTSLRVSEFYQSETVQKLKEDPYRLLAFGIPFSQCDQLAFQLSYAIDANVRLSAAIEEALYQVLANGSTVASHFELTEPLRSLLKTSDNDLCTTDELVTKALEHNRDCENYVLLDDNRYQSNGAYLMESFVATRLAKLTKTPVQLNTTEKSLSEIIHDYELEKGFRLTALQREAVMQAYQHRFFIINGGAGVGKTTVLDVLYRIFQSMNIVPIQLALAGKAAKRMTEATGYESFTIARFTRVFDSKKYENMELAIVVDESSMVDLPSMYRLLKSIPSRARIIMLGDTGQLPPVDFGLVFHELIDLDFVPKVTLTEVRRQGKNSNIPGVAYSVRCGQMPNLTHHDVQHVPMKGFTAIKKLAAQLFHESYETAQVICPTNKMADGVNQICASSNNNPLVRIFIEEFDRYLDTEFRVGDKVMCCKNLYDMNVMNGSVGKVVAAYKIMKMVPVSEAEDAPEYASFGRILWDDGIEREISVEVIDALKLAYAITIHKSQGSQFGNVIVPLDYAPNLDRTMFYTALTRAEKSLTVIGDTRVLTTALAQDFSRGRSIDLSRKLKIAIQMGQRTQGS, encoded by the coding sequence ATGGGGGTGGAAGTAGATCAGTATACCCTCCGTAAAATAAATCGCCTTCAGCATTACGTCGTAAGGGTAGAAGAGCCTGATCAAACTGCTTTGGTTTCGACGATTGCACGCGGAATGCTTCTCGATATCACCCCTAAAACCAAGATCGTAAAGCAACTACAACTCAAACATGAGCGATTAATTGTTACAACTAATCAAATTGAAATATTGCGCCCCAAGGGACACATGATTGTCGAACTCCTCGGTGGCAGTACACGATTTAAGGGAATTGGACCTGTCAAAGCTAAAAAGCTTTGGCAGTTCTACGGTGAGAGCCTCTATGACTTCCTGAGTGACGGAGATGTAAAGGCGTTAGAACAACAGTTGACCCCTGTAATCGCGCAACGAGCAGTTGAAGCTTGGCGCACCTATGTCAATGTTGATGCGATGCGTTACTGCAACTACACACTGGGACTTAAAGTATCGACCTCCCTACGCGTTTCTGAGTTTTACCAGAGCGAAACAGTGCAGAAACTTAAGGAAGATCCATATAGGCTTCTTGCCTTTGGAATACCCTTTTCTCAATGTGATCAGTTGGCTTTCCAGCTGAGCTACGCTATCGATGCCAACGTGCGGCTCTCTGCCGCTATCGAGGAGGCGTTATATCAAGTTTTGGCTAATGGTAGCACTGTCGCGAGTCATTTCGAGCTCACAGAGCCTCTCAGGAGCTTACTGAAAACTAGTGACAATGACTTGTGCACGACAGATGAACTCGTCACCAAAGCACTTGAGCACAACCGAGACTGCGAAAATTATGTGCTTTTGGATGACAATCGTTACCAAAGTAATGGCGCTTACCTTATGGAGTCGTTTGTAGCGACCCGTTTAGCCAAGCTTACCAAGACTCCTGTCCAGCTCAATACAACAGAGAAAAGTCTTTCAGAAATTATTCATGACTATGAACTAGAAAAAGGCTTCCGGTTGACGGCTTTGCAACGTGAGGCCGTTATGCAAGCTTATCAACACCGATTTTTTATTATCAATGGTGGAGCAGGGGTTGGAAAAACAACGGTTTTGGACGTGCTGTACCGTATATTCCAGAGTATGAATATCGTACCTATCCAGCTCGCCTTGGCCGGTAAAGCTGCTAAGCGTATGACTGAGGCTACTGGGTATGAGTCCTTCACCATCGCTAGGTTCACTCGTGTTTTCGACTCAAAAAAATACGAAAATATGGAGTTGGCAATCGTTGTTGATGAGTCTTCGATGGTAGATCTGCCAAGTATGTACCGACTGTTGAAATCAATACCGAGCCGAGCTCGGATCATTATGCTGGGTGATACCGGCCAACTACCACCGGTAGACTTTGGCTTAGTATTTCACGAACTAATTGACTTAGATTTTGTGCCTAAAGTAACACTTACCGAAGTCAGACGTCAGGGCAAAAACTCCAACATACCTGGAGTCGCGTACAGTGTCAGGTGTGGCCAAATGCCTAATCTTACTCACCACGATGTGCAGCATGTGCCGATGAAAGGCTTCACCGCGATAAAAAAACTGGCAGCACAGCTTTTCCATGAATCCTACGAGACCGCCCAGGTCATCTGCCCTACGAATAAAATGGCTGATGGTGTTAACCAAATTTGTGCATCATCAAATAACAACCCACTGGTTCGAATATTTATTGAAGAGTTTGACCGGTATCTGGATACGGAATTTCGCGTCGGTGACAAAGTGATGTGCTGTAAGAACCTATATGACATGAATGTTATGAACGGATCCGTAGGCAAGGTAGTGGCAGCTTATAAGATTATGAAGATGGTTCCAGTAAGCGAGGCTGAAGACGCTCCAGAGTACGCGAGTTTTGGTCGAATACTCTGGGATGACGGGATCGAAAGAGAAATCTCTGTTGAGGTCATTGATGCACTGAAGTTAGCCTATGCGATAACGATCCATAAAAGTCAGGGGTCTCAGTTTGGTAACGTAATAGTGCCTTTAGACTACGCCCCTAACCTAGACCGCACCATGTTTTATACAGCGCTCACCCGAGCTGAAAAATCCCTAACAGTGATAGGTGACACCAGGGTGCTGACGACTGCTTTAGCTCAAGACTTTTCACGGGGTAGAAGCATAGATCTATCCAGGAAACTGAAAATAGCTATTCAGATGGGGCAACGTACTCAAGGCTCATGA